Proteins from a single region of Nitrospirota bacterium:
- the acs gene encoding acetate--CoA ligase, whose translation MADTKKIEVLMTAGRTFPPSKEFSAKAHIKSMQEYEKIYKQSIEDPEGFWAEMAEKNITWYKKWNKVLEYNFEKPEIKWFQGGKLNASYNCLDKHLSTATRNKAAIIWEADSGVYKTFTYQQLHYEVNRFANVLKKHGVKKGDRVTIYLPMIPELAISMLACARIGAIHCIVFGGFSAQALRDRIQDCKAKLVITADRGMRGGRPVALKANADAALHECPTVEKMIVVKRTDGIDMEPGRDLWWHDEINAPDIANYCEPEQMDAEDPLFILYTSGSTGKPKGVLHTTAGYLLYTNLTFRWIFDCRDEDIHFCTADIGWVTGHSYIIYGPLSNGATSLMFEGIPTYPDAGRFWSIVDKHKVNIFYTAPTAIRALMREGEKWINNHDLSSLRVLGTVGEPINPEAWMWYHTNVGKGRLPIVDTWWQTETGGILITPLPGAMTLKPGSANLPFPGVAPQILKEDGSQAAVNEGGYLVIEKPWPGMIRGTYGDPEGKRIKEVYFSRFTGKYLTGDGAWVDKDGDYWLMGRIDDVINISGHRLGTAEVESALVSHEAVAESAVVGYPHEIKGEGIYAYVTLKQGQKPSDELKKILVGHVRTVIGPIATPDKLQFAPGLPKTRSGKIMRRILRKIAQGDVDDLGDTSTLADPSVVDNLVKERL comes from the coding sequence ATGGCAGACACAAAAAAGATTGAAGTCTTAATGACAGCGGGAAGGACCTTCCCGCCGTCAAAGGAATTCAGCGCAAAGGCTCACATAAAGAGCATGCAGGAGTACGAAAAAATATATAAACAGTCCATTGAAGACCCTGAAGGCTTCTGGGCTGAAATGGCTGAAAAAAATATTACATGGTATAAAAAGTGGAACAAGGTTCTTGAGTATAATTTTGAGAAGCCCGAGATAAAATGGTTTCAGGGCGGCAAGCTTAACGCCTCATATAACTGTCTTGACAAGCATTTATCAACTGCAACAAGGAACAAGGCGGCAATTATATGGGAAGCTGACAGCGGAGTTTATAAAACATTCACATATCAGCAATTGCATTATGAAGTAAACAGATTTGCCAATGTCCTCAAAAAGCACGGCGTAAAAAAGGGCGACAGGGTTACGATTTATCTGCCGATGATACCTGAGCTTGCGATTTCAATGCTCGCATGCGCAAGAATAGGCGCTATCCACTGCATAGTTTTCGGCGGATTCAGCGCACAGGCGCTGAGGGACAGAATTCAAGACTGCAAGGCAAAACTTGTCATTACCGCAGACCGGGGAATGAGGGGAGGCCGGCCGGTTGCGCTCAAGGCAAATGCAGATGCCGCACTGCACGAATGTCCGACAGTTGAAAAAATGATCGTGGTAAAAAGGACTGACGGCATAGATATGGAGCCCGGCAGGGATTTGTGGTGGCATGACGAGATAAATGCACCTGACATCGCAAACTACTGCGAGCCTGAACAAATGGATGCAGAAGACCCCCTCTTTATACTTTATACGTCAGGCTCAACAGGCAAGCCAAAGGGCGTTCTGCACACAACCGCCGGTTATCTCCTTTATACCAATCTTACATTCAGATGGATATTTGATTGCCGCGATGAGGACATACATTTCTGCACAGCAGACATCGGATGGGTGACAGGACACAGCTATATAATTTACGGGCCATTGTCAAATGGCGCAACAAGTCTCATGTTTGAAGGCATTCCCACATACCCTGATGCAGGAAGGTTCTGGAGCATCGTTGACAAGCATAAAGTCAATATCTTCTACACAGCGCCTACGGCTATCAGGGCTTTGATGAGGGAAGGCGAAAAATGGATAAATAATCACGACCTGTCATCACTCAGGGTTTTAGGCACAGTCGGAGAGCCTATTAACCCGGAGGCATGGATGTGGTATCACACCAATGTGGGAAAAGGCAGACTCCCGATTGTTGACACATGGTGGCAGACAGAGACAGGAGGCATACTGATAACTCCGTTGCCTGGGGCCATGACTTTAAAGCCCGGCTCGGCAAACCTGCCGTTCCCCGGCGTTGCACCCCAAATTTTAAAAGAAGACGGCTCGCAGGCGGCGGTGAATGAAGGCGGCTACCTTGTAATTGAAAAACCCTGGCCCGGCATGATAAGAGGCACTTACGGCGACCCTGAAGGCAAGCGCATCAAAGAAGTCTACTTTTCAAGATTTACAGGCAAGTATTTAACCGGCGACGGCGCATGGGTGGATAAAGACGGAGACTACTGGCTCATGGGAAGAATTGATGACGTCATCAACATCTCAGGGCACAGGCTCGGCACCGCAGAGGTGGAGTCTGCCCTTGTCAGCCATGAGGCAGTTGCAGAATCAGCAGTCGTCGGCTATCCTCATGAGATAAAAGGCGAAGGCATCTATGCATATGTAACACTTAAGCAGGGACAGAAACCTTCAGACGAGCTGAAGAAAATACTTGTCGGTCATGTAAGGACAGTCATCGGACCCATTGCAACGCCTGATAAACTCCAGTTTGCGCCCGGACTCCCAAAGACCAGAAGCGGCAAAATAATGAGGAGAATCCTCAGAAAAATAGCACAGGGAGATGTTGATGATTTGGGCGACACCTCTACCCTTGCCGACCCGTCTGTAGTGGATAATCTGGTGAAGGAGAGATTGTAA
- a CDS encoding HAMP domain-containing histidine kinase, whose amino-acid sequence MTKIRNNKMEHMEEDMPADSQLSFIAKVLSVFTHEIKNHLAIIKESNGLIGDLITLGQTAPNAAQCLKIIESVEHQITKTSLLCTNLNRLGHRMDMSVSTFNLNECLEELLSLIQRTANQKKLSFKKDFAQNIPSLYNSPSKLQFLIFCLLEKSMDLLDYGGKIIIKTAYTNGSVSISIIPKGDFKETNADSVCYDKSVLHMIINKMGGDISCQTGDETTVITLPVFLNSGQQDE is encoded by the coding sequence ATGACGAAAATAAGGAATAATAAGATGGAACACATGGAAGAAGACATGCCGGCAGACTCTCAGCTAAGCTTTATAGCTAAGGTGCTTTCGGTCTTTACTCATGAGATCAAAAACCATCTTGCCATTATAAAAGAGTCAAACGGATTAATAGGGGATTTAATAACACTGGGGCAGACAGCTCCTAATGCTGCGCAGTGTCTGAAAATCATTGAATCCGTTGAGCATCAGATTACAAAAACATCTTTGCTCTGCACAAACCTCAACCGCCTTGGACACAGAATGGATATGTCCGTGTCCACATTTAACTTAAACGAATGCCTGGAGGAACTTCTTAGCCTTATTCAAAGAACTGCCAATCAGAAAAAACTCAGCTTTAAGAAAGATTTTGCCCAAAACATACCCTCGCTTTACAACAGTCCGTCAAAACTGCAGTTTCTCATCTTCTGCCTCCTTGAAAAAAGTATGGACTTGCTGGATTACGGCGGCAAGATAATTATAAAAACAGCATATACAAACGGGTCGGTGTCAATAAGCATTATCCCTAAGGGAGATTTCAAGGAAACAAATGCAGATTCTGTGTGTTATGATAAGAGCGTTTTGCATATGATAATTAATAAGATGGGAGGGGATATTTCCTGTCAAACCGGGGATGAAACAACAGTAATTACGCTCCCTGTATTTTTAAACTCCGGACAACAGGACGAATAA
- a CDS encoding CBS domain-containing protein, giving the protein MSQSKVVQDLMMDVFEFPHIPYWFSIKQAMGVTKKSLLVDEKCIRPLAILVFDEKYNLVGTLSLKDILKGLEPKFLKPTAKAQVPAENEAGLSLLWDTFFDEKSRELSEKPISEVMVPAKVFVEPGDPITKAAYLMLHNDLVLLPVLENKKKLVGVVRLIEIFDEISNIILKG; this is encoded by the coding sequence ATGTCACAAAGTAAAGTTGTACAGGATTTGATGATGGACGTTTTTGAGTTTCCTCATATCCCCTACTGGTTTTCAATAAAACAAGCTATGGGGGTTACCAAAAAGTCATTGCTTGTTGATGAGAAATGTATCCGGCCTCTGGCAATACTGGTCTTTGACGAAAAGTATAACCTCGTGGGCACCTTGAGTCTTAAGGATATTCTGAAAGGGCTTGAGCCGAAATTCCTGAAGCCTACCGCAAAGGCGCAGGTTCCGGCGGAGAATGAGGCAGGGTTGTCTCTTTTATGGGATACATTTTTTGATGAAAAGTCCAGAGAACTGTCTGAAAAACCGATAAGCGAAGTCATGGTTCCCGCTAAGGTCTTTGTTGAGCCCGGCGATCCCATTACCAAAGCGGCGTATCTTATGCTTCATAATGATTTGGTTTTACTGCCCGTTCTGGAAAACAAAAAGAAGCTTGTCGGCGTGGTCAGACTGATAGAGATATTTGATGAAATTTCCAACATTATTTTAAAGGGATAA
- a CDS encoding response regulator, whose amino-acid sequence MSEDIKANILLVDDEEQFLDVFSKRLEGRGMKVDTASSGEDAVKRAKGKDFDAIVLDLMMPGISGIETLKRLRQENPDMQIVILTGHGTLEKGVEAIKAGAVDFMEKPVDLNKLMEKIGEAQSKKILLVEKKAEKQVKEILESKGW is encoded by the coding sequence ATGTCTGAAGATATTAAAGCAAACATACTCTTAGTAGATGACGAAGAACAGTTCCTTGATGTGTTTTCAAAAAGACTTGAAGGCCGGGGCATGAAAGTAGACACTGCAAGCAGCGGAGAAGACGCCGTTAAACGGGCCAAGGGCAAGGACTTTGATGCGATTGTTCTGGACCTCATGATGCCGGGGATAAGCGGCATAGAAACCCTTAAACGCCTGCGGCAGGAAAATCCTGATATGCAGATTGTAATCCTTACAGGGCACGGCACATTAGAGAAAGGTGTTGAGGCAATAAAGGCAGGCGCAGTTGACTTTATGGAAAAGCCTGTGGACTTAAATAAACTCATGGAAAAAATCGGAGAGGCACAGAGCAAAAAAATACTTCTCGTTGAGAAAAAAGCGGAAAAACAAGTAAAGGAGATATTAGAAAGCAAAGGATGGTAA
- a CDS encoding response regulator: protein MKKAIKVLLVDDEVDFVNTLAQRLKMRELVVDTVYDGAQALSFIKKIEPDVIVLDLKMPGLHGIDVLREIKNIKPAIQVIILTGHGTEKNAVEAKNLGGFDFLRKPADIDLLVAKIKEAFTEKIERAMTAITFAEEGVFDTAKKIIKKEE, encoded by the coding sequence ATGAAAAAGGCGATTAAAGTCTTGCTCGTAGATGACGAAGTTGATTTTGTAAACACTCTTGCACAGCGGCTCAAAATGCGGGAGCTTGTGGTGGATACGGTTTACGATGGCGCTCAGGCTTTATCTTTTATAAAGAAAATAGAGCCTGATGTGATTGTCCTGGACCTGAAAATGCCGGGACTGCACGGCATAGATGTGCTTAGGGAAATAAAAAATATAAAACCCGCCATACAGGTCATTATCCTGACAGGACACGGCACGGAAAAAAACGCCGTAGAGGCAAAAAATCTCGGCGGATTTGACTTCCTGCGGAAGCCTGCGGACATTGATCTTCTCGTAGCCAAAATCAAAGAGGCATTCACTGAAAAGATTGAAAGAGCCATGACGGCAATTACATTTGCCGAGGAAGGTGTTTTTGATACTGCAAAAAAAATCATAAAAAAAGAAGAATAG
- a CDS encoding SLC13/DASS family transporter, whose product MTDKDIKKTRGLPEPPKDIVIAAPKIPFEWKRVFFILLGLGLFLLIYFMPSWKDAVDPAGKAFPLSNEGKGAIALFAMAGVWWVFEVLPIGITSIAIGVFQALFSIRSAKDAFKDFMDPSVMFIFGSVVVGLAFSTTGLTKRLAYKMLEIVGEKTSMILLGALVVTAGLAHLMAHTAAAATVFPILLAIYALYGEGDKQTNFGKALFIGMAYAAGAGSIITFLGSARAAAGAGMFKEFTGRDIGFFELSKYMFFLGWLMVFLIWGYLMIFLKPEKDVISGLKEKVKKLSKELGPMTKNEKFVIITVISVVIIMSLQSFVPALKSMDRAALILISTLIFFIFKILTVKELEEIPWNIILLFSGAMSIGFCLWKTGAAQWMAVNWLVMFQNAHWLVFILSIATFVLIMTNFIMNVAAIAISLPVSLVIAGYLGVSPDVIFYASLATAGMPFVLLIGAAPNAIAYESKQFSTGEFFKHGILLSVVLVVIIGALILSLWPILGMPTVLK is encoded by the coding sequence ATGACAGATAAAGATATTAAAAAAACTCGGGGATTGCCGGAGCCTCCGAAAGATATAGTAATTGCAGCTCCAAAAATCCCGTTTGAATGGAAGCGTGTATTTTTCATCTTGCTGGGACTGGGACTTTTCCTTCTTATCTATTTTATGCCATCGTGGAAAGATGCCGTGGACCCCGCAGGCAAGGCATTCCCTTTATCAAACGAGGGGAAAGGAGCCATTGCCCTGTTTGCAATGGCAGGAGTATGGTGGGTTTTTGAGGTATTGCCGATCGGTATTACGTCCATAGCAATCGGCGTGTTTCAGGCGTTATTCAGCATCCGCTCTGCAAAAGACGCCTTCAAGGACTTTATGGACCCGTCCGTTATGTTCATCTTCGGCTCTGTTGTTGTGGGTCTGGCATTTTCAACAACCGGACTAACAAAACGCCTTGCGTATAAAATGCTGGAAATAGTAGGAGAAAAAACCAGCATGATATTATTAGGCGCGCTTGTAGTAACCGCAGGGCTTGCGCATCTCATGGCGCATACGGCTGCGGCGGCAACCGTCTTCCCGATTCTGCTGGCTATTTATGCGCTCTACGGCGAAGGCGACAAACAGACAAACTTCGGCAAAGCGCTTTTCATCGGCATGGCTTATGCGGCAGGCGCGGGGAGCATCATTACATTCTTAGGCTCTGCGCGCGCGGCGGCAGGCGCGGGAATGTTTAAGGAATTTACCGGCAGGGACATTGGTTTTTTTGAGCTCAGCAAATACATGTTCTTCCTCGGATGGCTGATGGTCTTTCTGATATGGGGCTATCTGATGATATTCCTAAAGCCGGAAAAGGATGTCATTTCCGGCCTAAAGGAAAAGGTCAAAAAACTCTCCAAAGAGCTGGGTCCCATGACCAAAAACGAGAAGTTTGTAATCATAACCGTCATCAGCGTTGTAATAATCATGTCCCTGCAGTCTTTTGTGCCGGCATTAAAGTCCATGGACAGGGCGGCATTAATTCTTATATCAACACTCATATTCTTTATTTTTAAGATACTCACGGTCAAAGAGCTTGAAGAAATCCCCTGGAACATTATCCTCCTTTTCAGCGGCGCTATGAGCATTGGTTTTTGCCTGTGGAAAACAGGCGCCGCGCAGTGGATGGCTGTTAACTGGCTTGTCATGTTCCAGAATGCGCACTGGCTTGTTTTTATTCTAAGCATCGCAACATTTGTCCTTATAATGACAAACTTCATTATGAATGTGGCGGCAATAGCCATTTCACTCCCTGTATCGCTCGTTATAGCAGGATATCTCGGCGTCTCGCCTGATGTAATTTTCTATGCATCGCTCGCTACAGCGGGAATGCCTTTTGTGCTTCTTATCGGAGCCGCCCCGAATGCAATCGCTTATGAATCTAAACAATTTTCAACCGGAGAGTTTTTCAAGCACGGAATATTGCTGAGTGTGGTCTTAGTCGTAATAATCGGCGCGCTTATACTCTCGTTATGGCCGATTTTGGGAATGCCGACGGTGTTAAAGTAA
- a CDS encoding HAMP domain-containing protein, with the protein MKIRDKLHLAVSFYILLAVMGGFFTYNELRTITKGLKFVETADDITNALLEVRRYEKNLLLYKDKSSMGELKNYLEIFKKHILSIKGEMVKELGEANYEMILAATAEYEQHINRIGENFKQQDSIDVVRSDARQIESFIDAFSKQERADINRRLQLSSRLLIFVILIVVVLGAIINIRLAKSIAEPIKKLEEVTKKIAAGDFSEKIKIRGRDELASLSASVNIMEDKLRDTMGAFKLAITRLNEKQAQLVETEKLATLGKFSAGVAHEINNPIAIINEKAGLMKDILEISEDFGNKEKFLGLISAILDSINRCKTITHRILGFARKSDIAFEAFNINSTVKEASEFMEKEMFYRSIRLEINLQENMPPVKSDRGQLQQVFLNLIKNAIDAVEEGGVITISTDLKDKDTVRIAIKDTGCGIPPENLNRIFEPFFTTKERKKGTGLGLSITYGIINNLGGNIYVDSEAGQGTAFTIELPVHGKPAEWKTA; encoded by the coding sequence ATGAAAATACGCGACAAACTACACCTTGCCGTTAGTTTCTACATATTACTCGCTGTAATGGGCGGGTTTTTTACATACAATGAATTACGCACAATTACAAAGGGACTAAAGTTTGTTGAGACGGCTGATGATATAACCAATGCCCTTCTTGAGGTAAGGAGATACGAGAAAAATCTCCTGCTGTATAAGGACAAGAGCAGCATGGGAGAACTCAAAAACTATCTTGAGATTTTTAAAAAACATATACTCAGCATTAAGGGCGAAATGGTAAAGGAATTAGGGGAAGCCAACTATGAAATGATACTGGCGGCAACAGCCGAATACGAACAGCACATTAACAGAATCGGAGAAAACTTCAAACAGCAGGATTCCATAGACGTCGTGAGGTCAGATGCAAGGCAGATAGAATCTTTTATAGATGCCTTTTCAAAGCAGGAAAGAGCCGATATAAATAGACGGCTGCAATTGTCCTCCCGTCTCCTTATATTTGTCATACTGATAGTAGTAGTACTTGGAGCAATTATAAATATACGACTTGCAAAAAGTATTGCCGAGCCGATAAAAAAACTTGAGGAGGTAACAAAGAAAATTGCAGCCGGTGATTTTTCAGAAAAAATTAAAATCAGGGGCCGGGATGAGCTTGCATCTCTGAGCGCATCGGTCAACATCATGGAGGATAAATTGCGGGATACCATGGGAGCCTTTAAACTTGCTATAACAAGACTGAATGAGAAACAGGCTCAGCTTGTGGAAACAGAAAAACTCGCTACACTGGGAAAATTCTCTGCAGGAGTGGCGCATGAGATAAACAACCCAATTGCCATAATCAATGAAAAAGCCGGCCTTATGAAGGACATCCTTGAAATATCAGAGGACTTCGGCAATAAAGAGAAGTTCCTGGGACTGATCAGCGCCATACTTGACAGCATAAACCGCTGTAAAACAATTACCCACCGCATACTCGGTTTTGCAAGAAAATCTGATATTGCGTTTGAGGCCTTCAATATCAATAGCACAGTTAAAGAAGCCTCAGAGTTCATGGAAAAAGAGATGTTCTACAGAAGCATACGTCTGGAAATAAATCTTCAGGAAAATATGCCTCCGGTTAAGAGCGACCGTGGACAGCTCCAGCAGGTGTTTCTTAATCTGATAAAAAATGCCATTGATGCTGTTGAAGAAGGAGGAGTTATAACAATATCCACAGATTTAAAAGATAAAGACACAGTAAGAATAGCTATTAAAGATACCGGATGCGGGATACCGCCGGAAAACTTAAACCGCATCTTTGAACCCTTTTTTACGACTAAGGAAAGGAAAAAAGGAACCGGGCTTGGTCTTTCTATCACATATGGTATTATAAATAACTTGGGTGGGAATATTTACGTTGACAGCGAGGCGGGCCAAGGAACAGCTTTTACAATTGAACTGCCGGTGCACGGGAAACCGGCTGAATGGAAAACCGCATGA
- a CDS encoding PAS domain-containing protein yields the protein MKHKTSSISHILNKLEAHGILDAIGDGVSIQDTAFRVLYQNKSHKNFMGDHIGEYCYKSFANNSDTCEGCPLIMVFKDGTVHTAVRNTPTNNGMRFFEITASPLRSASGKIVAGIEIVRDVTAHKLKGEEIKKNEKFLNDIFDSIQDGISILDKDMTIIRVNHAIERWYSHAMPLIGKKCYDAYHSRKECCEVCPTSRTIENCRVAYNVVPKRGPRGEVVGWLDLYSFPLVDMETNELKGIIEYVRDITDRKLVEEELKKRVEELEKFYEIAVGRELKMKGLKDEIQKLKDELSKYKK from the coding sequence ATGAAACACAAAACAAGCAGTATCAGCCATATCCTGAATAAACTTGAAGCCCATGGAATACTTGACGCCATTGGAGACGGCGTCAGCATTCAGGACACTGCTTTTAGAGTGCTTTATCAGAACAAAAGCCATAAAAATTTTATGGGCGACCACATCGGCGAGTACTGCTACAAATCCTTTGCGAATAATAGCGATACCTGTGAAGGCTGCCCGCTTATTATGGTTTTTAAGGATGGCACTGTTCATACCGCAGTAAGAAACACTCCAACGAATAATGGAATGAGATTCTTTGAAATTACTGCCTCGCCATTACGCAGCGCTTCAGGTAAAATTGTTGCCGGCATTGAAATAGTGAGGGATGTCACCGCGCATAAGCTGAAAGGCGAGGAAATAAAAAAAAACGAAAAGTTCCTCAATGACATCTTTGACAGCATACAAGACGGTATAAGCATCCTTGATAAAGATATGACTATCATCCGTGTAAATCATGCAATAGAACGCTGGTATTCACATGCCATGCCTCTGATAGGTAAAAAATGCTATGATGCATATCACAGCCGCAAAGAATGCTGTGAAGTCTGCCCTACGAGCCGGACCATTGAAAACTGCAGGGTAGCTTACAATGTGGTTCCAAAAAGAGGGCCAAGAGGCGAGGTTGTCGGGTGGCTGGACCTGTATAGTTTCCCTCTGGTAGATATGGAAACAAATGAGCTTAAAGGCATAATTGAATATGTCCGCGATATTACAGACCGCAAGCTGGTGGAAGAAGAACTTAAGAAAAGAGTTGAAGAACTTGAAAAATTCTATGAGATAGCAGTAGGCAGGGAGCTCAAGATGAAAGGACTGAAAGACGAGATACAAAAATTAAAAGATGAACTTTCTAAATATAAAAAATAA
- the nhaD gene encoding sodium:proton antiporter NhaD: MMTLVAIVFVLAYSMIALEHPIKINKSATALIAAGLMWTLYSFASPAGVEGVSHQLTEKLAETAAIVFFLICAMTIVEVTDSHGGFEVITSRIKATKLSSLLWIIGFISFYLSSILDNMTTTIVMVALMKRLLKDHKQRLFFAGIIVIAANAGGAWTPIGDVTTTMLWIGGQITTGNIMKGLWISSTINLLVPLVIASFFLKGNVVPPDTVENGASATSQFEKTFMFFMGMGSLIFVPIFKAVTHLPPYLGILFALGVLWLTGNILHREKPSEVKEHLTLSKALKRIDMASVVFFIGILLAVAALSANGMLPALAGWLDAKLGNQSLIVIIIGLCSAVIDNIPLVAASMGMYPLTQFPPDSFLWEFMAYCAGTGGSILIIGSAAGVAAMGLEKIEFFWYARRIGPLAFAGYFCGVAAYIIQYNLLH; encoded by the coding sequence ATGATGACCCTGGTCGCAATTGTATTCGTATTAGCCTACTCAATGATTGCCCTTGAGCACCCTATCAAAATCAATAAATCCGCCACAGCGCTGATTGCCGCGGGCTTAATGTGGACCCTATACTCCTTTGCAAGTCCGGCAGGCGTTGAAGGCGTCAGCCATCAGCTCACGGAAAAGCTGGCTGAAACAGCGGCAATCGTATTCTTCCTGATTTGCGCCATGACCATTGTAGAAGTGACTGACTCTCACGGAGGTTTTGAGGTCATCACCTCACGCATTAAGGCAACGAAACTGTCAAGCCTGCTCTGGATAATAGGCTTCATCTCCTTTTACCTGTCTTCCATTTTAGATAACATGACTACAACTATTGTGATGGTCGCTTTAATGAAGCGCCTGCTTAAAGACCATAAGCAGCGTCTCTTCTTTGCGGGTATCATCGTCATCGCCGCCAATGCCGGCGGCGCCTGGACCCCCATCGGCGATGTGACTACTACCATGCTCTGGATAGGCGGACAAATAACCACGGGCAATATAATGAAGGGACTCTGGATTTCTTCCACTATTAATTTGCTGGTTCCTCTTGTCATTGCATCCTTTTTCCTCAAGGGAAATGTCGTGCCTCCAGACACAGTTGAAAACGGCGCCTCTGCCACCTCTCAGTTTGAGAAAACCTTTATGTTCTTTATGGGCATGGGCTCCCTGATTTTCGTTCCGATATTCAAGGCAGTTACGCATTTACCCCCATACCTCGGCATTTTGTTTGCCCTCGGCGTGCTATGGCTGACGGGTAATATACTGCATCGTGAAAAGCCTTCAGAAGTGAAGGAACACCTCACTCTATCCAAAGCGCTCAAACGCATTGATATGGCATCTGTAGTGTTCTTCATCGGCATCCTGCTTGCCGTGGCTGCCCTTTCCGCTAACGGTATGCTCCCTGCCCTTGCCGGGTGGCTTGACGCCAAACTCGGCAACCAGTCTCTTATCGTCATTATTATCGGCCTTTGTTCCGCTGTCATAGATAATATTCCACTGGTTGCCGCTTCCATGGGCATGTACCCCTTAACCCAGTTCCCTCCGGACTCATTCCTTTGGGAGTTCATGGCTTACTGCGCAGGCACCGGAGGCTCCATCCTGATAATCGGCTCGGCTGCGGGCGTGGCTGCCATGGGGCTTGAAAAGATAGAGTTTTTCTGGTATGCACGCCGTATCGGACCGCTTGCCTTTGCCGGGTATTTCTGCGGCGTGGCAGCGTATATCATTCAGTACAATCTTCTGCACTGA
- a CDS encoding response regulator, with the protein MENRMSRAKVLIVDDEVEFASTLAERLTLRDYEAKAVYCAEDAITAVRSKPLDVVLLDLRIPGMNGFELLGIVKQFNPAIEVIILTGQMTDNVKPEITAEVFEYILKPVEINELTVKIDNAMKKRSVK; encoded by the coding sequence ATGGAAAACCGCATGAGCCGCGCCAAAGTGCTTATAGTTGACGATGAGGTGGAATTCGCCTCAACCCTTGCAGAAAGGCTGACTTTGCGCGATTACGAAGCAAAGGCGGTGTACTGCGCTGAAGACGCTATTACCGCTGTGCGCAGCAAGCCGCTGGACGTTGTATTGCTGGACCTGAGAATACCTGGGATGAACGGCTTTGAACTTCTCGGCATCGTCAAACAGTTCAACCCGGCTATTGAGGTCATAATACTGACCGGTCAGATGACAGACAATGTGAAACCGGAAATAACAGCAGAGGTATTTGAATATATTCTAAAACCGGTGGAGATAAATGAATTGACTGTAAAAATTGACAATGCCATGAAAAAACGCAGTGTAAAATGA
- a CDS encoding sulfite exporter TauE/SafE family protein, whose product MEQLNIHRKFLYVIFIIAVAAVCISGFNGAAYGEEQTADAAANGSAAPWWVWPLTLFVLTFVLGIVAVLGGVGGGVLFVPIIGGFFPFHLDFVRGAGLLVALSGALAAGPGLLKKGMADLRLALPVALIASSCAIVGAMLGLALPTNVVQTALGATILGIVAIMLMAKKSEYPEVKQADSLSTALRINGIYHEVSTGEEINWKIHRTPQGLATFVLIGVMAGMFGLGAGWANVPVLNLMMGAPLKVSVATSKFLLSITDTSAAWIYFNNGAVLPMMVVPSIIGIMLGSIVGVRILAKTKPAAIRYIVIIMLLFAGARALLKGLGIWN is encoded by the coding sequence ATGGAGCAATTAAATATACACCGTAAGTTTTTATATGTAATTTTCATTATTGCAGTTGCGGCTGTCTGTATTTCAGGTTTCAATGGAGCTGCTTACGGCGAAGAGCAAACAGCAGACGCAGCGGCAAATGGTTCTGCCGCTCCATGGTGGGTCTGGCCGCTGACTTTATTTGTTTTAACATTTGTGCTCGGGATTGTAGCTGTTTTAGGCGGTGTAGGCGGGGGCGTGCTCTTTGTGCCTATTATAGGAGGTTTTTTCCCGTTTCACCTTGATTTTGTCAGAGGGGCGGGTCTTCTGGTGGCCCTATCAGGAGCGCTTGCCGCAGGACCCGGCCTGCTTAAAAAAGGCATGGCAGATTTAAGACTTGCCCTGCCTGTGGCGCTCATTGCATCTTCATGCGCAATTGTTGGGGCCATGCTGGGTCTTGCACTGCCGACAAATGTTGTTCAGACTGCGCTGGGTGCAACTATTCTGGGAATCGTTGCAATTATGCTCATGGCAAAAAAATCAGAATACCCCGAGGTAAAGCAGGCGGATTCACTTTCCACAGCCCTCAGGATAAACGGAATATACCACGAGGTGTCTACAGGAGAGGAAATTAACTGGAAAATACACAGGACGCCTCAGGGGCTTGCAACATTTGTTCTCATAGGCGTAATGGCAGGTATGTTCGGGCTTGGAGCAGGATGGGCCAACGTGCCGGTGCTGAATCTCATGATGGGAGCGCCCTTAAAAGTCTCTGTGGCAACCAGCAAGTTTCTGCTCTCTATAACAGATACATCTGCCGCATGGATTTATTTTAATAACGGGGCAGTACTGCCTATGATGGTTGTTCCCTCAATAATCGGGATAATGCTGGGCTCCATTGTAGGCGTCAGGATCCTTGCAAAGACAAAGCCGGCGGCAATCCGCTATATAGTTATAATAATGCTTTTATTTGCAGGCGCAAGGGCGCTGCTTAAAGGTCTGGGCATCTGGAATTAA